Genomic segment of Myxococcus stipitatus:
CCCCCTCGTAGTCCGCGGAGCGCAGCTCCACCGTGTCGACGATGACGCCTTCCTCGTCCTCGCCCAGCGCGCACAGCCGCTCCCCCTGCGACGACACGATGGACGAGCGACCCAGGAACCGGTCCGGCTTCACCATCCTGCCCATCAGCCCCGGGAGCGGGCCCTCCCAGGGCCCACACTGATTCGCGAGCACCACCGGCACGCCGAAGTGCCGGGCATAGCGGACCGGCAGCGACTCCATCTGTCGACAGGAGGCCTCGATGAGCGCGCGAGGAAAGCTCCAGGGGTTCTCCTTCCCCACGCCGTAGCAGTGCGGCATCAGGTGGAGCTGGGCCCGCGAGTCCTCGATGCACCTTGCCAGGTCGCTGAAGTGATTGTCCGCGCAGATCCCCACGCTGATTCGCCCCAGCGCGCAATCAATCACACACGGGTCATCCACACTCCCCCGGAACCCATACGCCTCATACGAGGGTGCTCGGCGCTTGCGCACCCGATCCACCCTCCCTCCAGGCGAAATCAGGGCGAAGGTGTTGAAGAAGTCCTCCCCCTCCACCTCCAGGAGCGAGGCCCCCAGGTGCACCTTCCCCAGGTCCGCCTCCTCTCGCATGAAGCGAACGGTGGGCCCGTCCAGCGTCTCCGCCCACTGCCAGAGCTCGGGGCTCCGCACGTACCCGGTGGCGGAGAACTCGGGCAGCAGCACCAGCCGCGCTCCCCGGGCCACCGCTTCTCGGATGAACGGCCGCGCATGCTCCAGGTTGTGCCGCACGCGCCCGTTCTCCGAGCGGAGCTGCAACGCGGCGACACGAAGAGAGTCCATGGCCGATGGACCCGACTACGCGACGCGCGCGTGGACGATGTTGAGGATGTTCGACGTGTGGCAGAGCAGCTCGCCGTTGCTCTTCGTCAGGTACTCGCGCTCCATGTCCGCGGAGCCGATGCGCGATATCACCTCCAGCCCCTGCTGGCGCAGGTACGCATCCGAGTCATCCTCCTCGATGCCGAACGTCATGGGATGTCCCATCGACGCCAGCTGCCGGCCCCACTGCCGGGAGTCGGGGTAGCGGACATCCCCTCTCAGGGCCCCCAGGGCCACGTAGTCGAAGGCGATGCTGCTCCCGCGCGGCACATGGCGCACCACGAAGCCCAGCGTCCGGCTGACGCTCTGCTCCGTCAGGTACATGCTCACGCCCTCCCAGAGGAAGAATGTCCGCAGCGTGGAGTCGAAGCCCCACGCGGGCAGGACATCCTCGAGCCGGTGGACATCGAAGTTGATGGGCACGTAGTTGACCCAATCCGGCACCGCGCCCAGCAGCGCATCCAGCCGCTCCTTCTTGCGTCGCTGCGTCGATGGCAGGTCCAGCTCGAAGACCCGGACACCTTCCAGCCGCTCGCGGAACCGGTACGCACGGCTGTCATAGCCCGCGCCGAGCAGCACCACCTGCCGAGCCCCATCATCGAGCGCCTGTTGGAACAGCGCATCCAGGTGCAGCGTGCGCGCCGTGGCGAAGCCATACGCCCCTGGCAGCTTGCGCCCGAAGTGGTTCTTGAACCACGCCCGCACGGGCGCCACCGAGAGCAGCGCGCGCGAGACGGGGTCCAGGAAGTCCTCCGCCATGAAGTCGGGGTTGCGGACGCTCGCGTCCTCTTCACGCGCGCCCAGGGCTCGCCACATCGCCACGCCCAGCGCGGTCCTATCGGCTTCTCGCTTGTCCTTGTTCATATGCCCCCCACTCGAATCGCAGGCGCCGTGTCCTCCACCACCGCCATCGCCTCCTGCGCGACAATGCGGTTCTCCTGCATCCCCAGGTGGATGACACCGTCGGGACTGGTGATGGAGGCTCGAATGACATCGCCCTCTTTCAGATAGGCGGCCGGGTTGCTCGACTTCAGGATGAGCTTCGCCAGCGTCCTGTCCGACAAGAAGAGGCGCATGAAGCTCCCCACGCGCCGCGCCAGGCGCGACACCGTCCGGCCCGCGGCGACGCCGCTCGGTGTCCCCGTCAGCACCAGGTCTCCGGGGAACAAGTCCATGACCTCCGAGAGCTCCGTCAGCGTCTCTTCTGGCGGGTAGATCATCTCCGCCGTGCTCGCGCTCTGCCGGAGCTCTCCGTTGACGGATAAGGACAGCCGCAGGTCCATCAACCGGCCGCGGTCCTCGGGCGACAGCAGGTAGAGGAAGGGGCCCACCGGGCAGAACGTCCGGAAGCTCTTGGCCTTGTGCCATTGACCTTCGAGGAGCTGAAGGTCCCTCGCGGAGACATCATTGGCCATCACCAGGCCCGCGACGACCTCGTGCAGCCGCTCTCGCGTCACCTGCATGGGTTGATGGAGGCCTCGGCCGATGACGAGGCCCAGCTCGATTTCGTAGTCGAGCATCCGCACGCGCTGGGGTCGGACGATGTCGCTCCTGCTCGACGTGAGCGAGGAGGACGCCTTGCGGAAGAACTGGTTGAAGTCCTTCGCGTCCGGGTCCTGTCCCACTTCCAACATGTGGCTGCGGTAGTTCTGCCCCTGACACACCACATTGCAGGGAGATGTCACCGGGCTGAGCACCTCGACCTCGCCCAGGGGCTGCCCCTTCCCACCACCGCCCGTCGACATGGCCCAGGCGCGCTCCTGACCGTTCTCCAGGAACTCGGCCAGGGATACGTATTTCCCGGGGATGGGGACCACCTGCCCCGCTCGAACCCACCCCCACCGGACCTCGCCGCCCGCCTTGAATCTCGCGATGTGAATACCCATTCCAAACACCTCGCCTCAACGCGCCGCTACGGGCGCACCGAGCTCCTCCAGAACAACGGTCATCCGGTCCGCGACCTCACGAACGTAAGGTGCCTGCAGCATCGTGTAGTGATTGCCGGGGACCGACTGCATCCGCGCTTGCGACAAACGTTCACCCCAGCTCTCCACGGGGGCTGGCATCGGCTCCTCCCTGTTCGAGATCAACTGCTCTGCTTGAAGGAAGAGCACCCGGCCGGCGTAGGGCTCCGGCCGGTACCGCGCCAACGCCCGCGCGTTCCTCGCGAAGACACGGAAGCGCTGCTCCAGCTCCGGCAGGTCGACACCCGGCAGGGCTCCAAGCGCCTTCGCATGCTCCACCAGATAACGGAGCCGTCCCCCCTCATCGAGCGACTCCAGCCGCGCGGGGTCCAACCGCGCCGCCGCTGTTCCTCCGAGCAGGTCCGTGGCGAACCATGCCATCAGCGCTCCGGGCTCCTGCGCCCGCTGGTAGAGGTCCGGAGACCAGGTCTCCAACAACACGAGCAGCTCCACCTGTTCACCGGTGGCCTCCAGCTGTCGAGCCATCGCTTGCGCGACAATCCCACCCGTGGACCAACCGCCCAGCCGATACGGTCCGCTCGGGCGCACCCGGCGCACCTCCCCGAGGTAGCGCGCCGCCATCTCCTCGACGGAGCAGGAGTCGGCGTCGGAGCCCGTCAACGCCTGCAGCGCAAAGAACGGCTGCCGAGGCCCCAGCTGCCGAGCCAGCGGCGCGTAGCACAGCACGTCTCCGCCCGTCGGATGCACGAAGAAGAGCGGTGGCTTGTCCCCCGCCTCCTGGATTCGCACGAGCGGCTCGCGGACACGCGCCCCCCCTTCGCGTCGGCGCAGCAGGTCCGCCAGGTCCTGGATGGTGTCCGCCTGGAACAGGAGCGACACGGGAAGCGCGCGGCCGAACCTCGCGCGCAGTCGGGACATCAGCCGCACCGCGAGCACGGAGTGTCCGCCCAGCGCGAAGAAGCCGCTGGTGACACCGATGGGGCGCAGGTCGAACAACTCCTCCCACAGCGCGACGAGCTCCAGCTCCAGCGCGTCACGCGGTGCGACGTACGCCGCGGAGACCTCGCACGCGGGGGCGTCGGGAATCGGGAGCGCACGCACGTCCAGCTTCTGGTTGGGCGTCATGGGCAGCGCATCGAGCTGGACGAAGTGCGCGGGAATCATCGGCGCTGGGAGGCGCTCCCGCAGCCGTCGCGACAGCTCCGACGGTGAGACCTTCGTCACCACGTAGGCGACCAGTGACACCTCCCCCTCCGCATCCGGGCGAGCCACCACCACCGCCTGCGGGACATCCGGGTGCCTCCGCAGCTCCGCTTCAATCTCCCCGAGCTCGATGCGCACGCCTCGCACCTTCACCTGGGTGTCCAGGCGCCCGAGGAACTCGATGCGTCCCTCCGGCGAGTACCGCGCCAGGTCTCCGGTCCGGTACATGCGGGCGCCCGGCTTCGTCCCCAGTGGGTCGGGCATGAAGCGCTCCGCCGTCAGCTCCGGACGGTGCAGATAGCCTCGCGCCACGCCCTCCCCTCCGATGAAGATTTCACCCGGGACGCCGAGAGGAACCGGCCGCAGCCGCCTGTCCAACACGTACATCCGCGTGTCCGCGATGGGACGACCAATGGAGACACCCGCCTCGTCACCGCGAACCCTGTCGAACGAGGACCAGACGGTCGTCTCCGTGGGGCCGTACATGTTGAGGACGTCGCCCTCGACGTGCTCGACGACCTGCCGCGCCAGCGCCGCGGGGAACGGCTCTCCTCCGACGAGCAGCTTCTCGAGCGGACGCAACGCCTCCGCGCCCTCGGGCTCCAGCAGCAGCATCCGCAGCATCGACGGCGTGCATTGGAAGTGCGTGACGCCGTGCCGGGCGATGAGCGCGGGGATGTCCTCCTCGGGGGCCTCGAGCTGCTGGCACCGCTCCTTCAGTGCGGCGAGCGTGCGCAGCCCCGCGAGCGTCGACTCGACGTCCACGCCGAAGTCGATGAGACAGGCGACCTCATCCACGCCGACCTCACGCAGCTTCTCCAGCAAGGGCAGGCAGGACTCCACATCGCCAAACAGGCCCATCTGGTGGAAGTACCGGTCCACGGCCCTCGACAGCAGCAGGTCGACGTCCTCGTCGCTCAGGGACTCCAGGACTTCGCCATGGGGCAGTGGCCCGATGACCGAGCGCAGCAACCCCAGCGAGCTCTTCAGGTACTGCCGCAGCGGCGCATCCACCTTCCGCCGGACAGCCTCGACGTCCTCGCCCATGAAGGTGTGGAGCATGAGCGTGACGTGGCCTGGGCCCGGTCCATGCCCGGCGGCCTTCCACGCCTCGCGGTAGAGCTGGAGCTTCTTCGACAGCTCGGGGAGGTTCTGCCCGAGCAGGTGCGTGAGCACGCTGGCCCCAGCCTCTCCGGCCGCGCGGAACGTCTCCGGATTGCCCGCCGCTGTCACCCACACGGGGACCTCGGGCTGGATGGGACGTGGCAGCGACTGGACCCGCACGTCCTGCCCCTGGCCATTCCGGAAGGACACGGCCTCGCCCTTCCACAGTCTCCGGACGAGGGAGACCTGCTCGAAGAACTGGCTCCGCGCATCGGCGAAGCGCTCGGGTGCGAGCACGAAGTCGTTGGGGTGCCACCCCGACGCGAACGAGAGGTCGACGCGGCCCCCCGACAGGTTGTCGACGACGGACCACTCCTCGGCGACCCGGATGGGGTTGTGCAACGGCAGCACGATGCTTCCCGCCCGGAGCCGGATGTTCCGCGTCGTCGTCGCCAGCGCCGCGCTGACGACGGATGGATTCGGGTACAGCCCTCCAAACGCATGAAAGTGCCGCTCGGGGGTCCAGACCGCCGTGAAGCCGTGCTCGTCCGCGAAGCGCGCTCCCTCCAACAGGAGTCGGTACTTGTCCCTCGCGTGCTCCCGCTCGTCGCTCGCGAAGTAGAACAGGCTGAACTCGAGCGGCTTGTTCGAGCCGTCGCGAGACACGGGCTTGCGGCCAACCCCCTGCTCACTCCGGAGCACCACCTGAAACCCTCGGGTCAGCGAGTACAGGAGCTCCAGCACCGAGATGTCGAACGACATGCTCGTCGTCGCGAGCCAGACACCGGGCGACGTCCCCTTCATCGCGTCATCCATGGCCGCGAAGAAGCGCTCGACGTTGCGATGACAGACCAGGCACGCCTTGGGGCGCCCCGTGGACCCCGAGGTGTAGAGCGTGTACGCCACGTTCTCCACGCCCACTCCGCTCGACGGCGTCTCCACGGTGTCGTCGGCCGCTGCCTCCTCGGCGTCCAGCAGCACGACCTTCACTTCCGCGTCCGGGTGCAACCCGCGCAGCCGCGACTCGGACACCACGACCGGTGCCTGCGAGTCCGTGAGCATGTAGGCGAGCCGATCCGCGGGATAGGTCGGGTCCATGGGCACGTAGGCGCCCCCCGCCTTCAGGATGGCC
This window contains:
- a CDS encoding SAM-dependent methyltransferase, which encodes MNKDKREADRTALGVAMWRALGAREEDASVRNPDFMAEDFLDPVSRALLSVAPVRAWFKNHFGRKLPGAYGFATARTLHLDALFQQALDDGARQVVLLGAGYDSRAYRFRERLEGVRVFELDLPSTQRRKKERLDALLGAVPDWVNYVPINFDVHRLEDVLPAWGFDSTLRTFFLWEGVSMYLTEQSVSRTLGFVVRHVPRGSSIAFDYVALGALRGDVRYPDSRQWGRQLASMGHPMTFGIEEDDSDAYLRQQGLEVISRIGSADMEREYLTKSNGELLCHTSNILNIVHARVA
- a CDS encoding MupA/Atu3671 family FMN-dependent luciferase-like monooxygenase, producing the protein MIAGELVAELSRQGVSLWVEGERLKYRAPKGALSPEALSLLTTHKAALVDHLRQGAADGESVHPLSHGQQALWFVAQLAPDSIAYNTALSLRIVTEVDVPALRRACQRLVERHGVLRTTFGTRQGQPVQKVRRKDSVCFEHVLATDEAPEALRARVTRAYEAPFDLEQGPLMRVHLFSRGPREHVLLIAIHHIVYDGWSLLILGEELLRHLYPAEKAGVPAALPAPRATYTDYVRWQSEMLAGATGQRLWDYWSKQLAGAPPSLDLPFAKPRPSVQTYAGASVPVSLRGTLPRQLRAICEQEGVTLYTLLLAAYLVLLHRYSGQEDLLVGSPSLGRTQPEFAKVVGNFMNMVVLRGDLSGDPVFRDLLRRLRQTVVGALAHQDFPFHLLVEKLNPERHADRSPLFQVVFMLQPTPKGDIYQGDEANPSLPGGLVLRPFDLPQQEGQFDLSLELSETEDSLGGVLKYRTDLFDAAQAQRMVGHLTTLLEGIVESREQRVSDLPLLTSEERREVLEDWNDTATKGPVREACIHALFEAQVERTPDAVALVSGRARLTYRELNLQANRLAHRLRALGVGPEVRVGLCVSRGPGMVVGMLAILKAGGAYVPMDPTYPADRLAYMLTDSQAPVVVSESRLRGLHPDAEVKVVLLDAEEAAADDTVETPSSGVGVENVAYTLYTSGSTGRPKACLVCHRNVERFFAAMDDAMKGTSPGVWLATTSMSFDISVLELLYSLTRGFQVVLRSEQGVGRKPVSRDGSNKPLEFSLFYFASDEREHARDKYRLLLEGARFADEHGFTAVWTPERHFHAFGGLYPNPSVVSAALATTTRNIRLRAGSIVLPLHNPIRVAEEWSVVDNLSGGRVDLSFASGWHPNDFVLAPERFADARSQFFEQVSLVRRLWKGEAVSFRNGQGQDVRVQSLPRPIQPEVPVWVTAAGNPETFRAAGEAGASVLTHLLGQNLPELSKKLQLYREAWKAAGHGPGPGHVTLMLHTFMGEDVEAVRRKVDAPLRQYLKSSLGLLRSVIGPLPHGEVLESLSDEDVDLLLSRAVDRYFHQMGLFGDVESCLPLLEKLREVGVDEVACLIDFGVDVESTLAGLRTLAALKERCQQLEAPEEDIPALIARHGVTHFQCTPSMLRMLLLEPEGAEALRPLEKLLVGGEPFPAALARQVVEHVEGDVLNMYGPTETTVWSSFDRVRGDEAGVSIGRPIADTRMYVLDRRLRPVPLGVPGEIFIGGEGVARGYLHRPELTAERFMPDPLGTKPGARMYRTGDLARYSPEGRIEFLGRLDTQVKVRGVRIELGEIEAELRRHPDVPQAVVVARPDAEGEVSLVAYVVTKVSPSELSRRLRERLPAPMIPAHFVQLDALPMTPNQKLDVRALPIPDAPACEVSAAYVAPRDALELELVALWEELFDLRPIGVTSGFFALGGHSVLAVRLMSRLRARFGRALPVSLLFQADTIQDLADLLRRREGGARVREPLVRIQEAGDKPPLFFVHPTGGDVLCYAPLARQLGPRQPFFALQALTGSDADSCSVEEMAARYLGEVRRVRPSGPYRLGGWSTGGIVAQAMARQLEATGEQVELLVLLETWSPDLYQRAQEPGALMAWFATDLLGGTAAARLDPARLESLDEGGRLRYLVEHAKALGALPGVDLPELEQRFRVFARNARALARYRPEPYAGRVLFLQAEQLISNREEPMPAPVESWGERLSQARMQSVPGNHYTMLQAPYVREVADRMTVVLEELGAPVAAR
- a CDS encoding fumarylacetoacetate hydrolase family protein, translated to MGIHIARFKAGGEVRWGWVRAGQVVPIPGKYVSLAEFLENGQERAWAMSTGGGGKGQPLGEVEVLSPVTSPCNVVCQGQNYRSHMLEVGQDPDAKDFNQFFRKASSSLTSSRSDIVRPQRVRMLDYEIELGLVIGRGLHQPMQVTRERLHEVVAGLVMANDVSARDLQLLEGQWHKAKSFRTFCPVGPFLYLLSPEDRGRLMDLRLSLSVNGELRQSASTAEMIYPPEETLTELSEVMDLFPGDLVLTGTPSGVAAGRTVSRLARRVGSFMRLFLSDRTLAKLILKSSNPAAYLKEGDVIRASITSPDGVIHLGMQENRIVAQEAMAVVEDTAPAIRVGGI
- a CDS encoding carbon-nitrogen hydrolase family protein — translated: MDSLRVAALQLRSENGRVRHNLEHARPFIREAVARGARLVLLPEFSATGYVRSPELWQWAETLDGPTVRFMREEADLGKVHLGASLLEVEGEDFFNTFALISPGGRVDRVRKRRAPSYEAYGFRGSVDDPCVIDCALGRISVGICADNHFSDLARCIEDSRAQLHLMPHCYGVGKENPWSFPRALIEASCRQMESLPVRYARHFGVPVVLANQCGPWEGPLPGLMGRMVKPDRFLGRSSIVSSQGERLCALGEDEEGVIVDTVELRSADYEGEEQRITRAQGDWGWSSLGEPAFATASFAFKIGAMEWLGRRAYARSVERRQWARRVQEALGRLEDPPAEHGARRGMP